AGCGCTGCGCGAGGGCGCCGGCCGCGGCCGCCCGCAGGTCGTCCAGCGAGGCGAAGTAGTAGGTCGTCGAGCCGAGGGGTACGCCGGCCCGGCGGGCCACCGCGCGATGGCTCACCGCGTCCACCCCGGCGTCCTGGAGCAGGTCGGCGGCCGCGGCGATCAGGGCGTCCCGGCGCCGCTGGCCACGCTCCTGCCGGGGCTGCTGGCGCGGCTCCTGCCGGGCGGTCAGTGCCCCGCCCCGGACAGGTTGAGCCCGACCACCCCGGCGATGATCAGCACCAGCGAGACGAGCTTCAGGACGGAGAAGCCGTCACCCAGGAACACCATGCCGATCACGGCGGTCGCCGACGCGCCGATGCCGGTCCAGGCGGCGTACGCCGGACCGACCGGGATCTGCTTCATCGCCCAGGCGAGTCCACCCAGGCTGGCTACCGCGCAGACGGCGAACACCACCGACGGCACCAGTCGGGTGAAGCCGTTGGACAACTTCAGCGAGATCGCCCAGCCCGCTTCGAGAAACCCCGATCCGACCAGCACCAGCCACGCCATCGCACACTCTCCCCGGGACTCACGTCGAATCTGTACGTTCGTGCAACTTTACTTGGACGAGAGTACACGTTTGCGAAGCGGACGGGGTGCGAAGTGACCAGGATTGTGAACACGTGAACGCGGGGCAGGAACGATCGAACGCGCGCGGGCCGGGACCAGATCGGATCGGATCGGCCCGGTCAGCCGTCGACGTCCTCCCGGCGGGTGGACGTGTCCAGGCGCCCCCGCACGGACCGCAGCCCGGAGGTGAGCGCCGCACCGGCCTCGACGCCGCGCTGACGCAGCAGCAACCAGGACAGACCGGACGTGAGGAGCACGGCGGGCAACGCGATCAGCCACGCCGACACATGGGCGCCGAACAGCAGGTACAGCACTCCGAAGCACGCCAGGAAGACGACGAGCCGGAGCAGCGTGTAGACGAGGAAGGTACGCACGACGTTGGCAGCGTACGTCAGGAGCCGAGCAGCTTGACGAGCAGGTCGGGCTCGATGTTGCCGCCGGACACCACCGCCACGACCGGGCCGGCGGGCAGCTCGCCGGAGCGGCTGAGGTAGGCGGCCGTGGTCACCGCACCCCCGGGCTCGGCCACCAGCCGGGACCGGGTGGCGAGCACCCGCACCGCTTCGGCGATGGCGTCCTCGGTGACGGTGAGCACGCCGTCCGCGTGCTCACGCAGGTGCGCCCAGGTGAGCTCGCCGAGCCCGGTCCGCAGCGAGTCGGCCATCGTGCGGTAGGTCCGCTCGACCGGCCACACCCGGCGTTCGCCGAGACGCATGCTCTCCGCGGCGTCACCGGCCAGCTCCGGCTCGCAGCCGAGCACCGTGACGTTGGGCCGCAGCGCCTTGACCGCGGTGGCCACACCCGACAGCAGGCCACCTCCGCCGACCGGCACCAGGACGGTCGCCACGTCGGGCAGGTCGGCGAGGATCTCCAGCCCGATCGTGCCCTGACCGGCGATCACGTCGGGATGTTCGTACGGCGGGACGTAGGCGTAGCCGTGCTCGGCGACGAGTTCGGCGGTGCGCGACTCCCGCTCGGCGGCCGGCACCATCACCACCTCGGCGCCCAGCGCGCGAGTGGCGGCGATCTTCACCCCGGGCGCGGTGTCCGGCATCACCACCGTCACCTGCGCGGCGTACTCCCGGCCGGCCAGCGCGACCGCCTGCGCGTGGTTGCCGGAGGAGTGCGTGACGATGCCGTGCGCGCGCTCCTGCTCGGTCAGCGCGCCGACGGCGTTCAGTGCGCCCCGGACCTTGAAGGCCCCGATGACCTGGAGGTTCTCCGGCTTCAGCCACAGCGGCCGGTCGGGCTCGCCCCAGGACGTCGCGACCAGCGGGGTGCGCAGCACCTGGTCGGCGATCCGGTTGGCGGCGGTGCGTACGTCGTCCAGCGTCACCAGTGCGCTCTCGGCCATGTGCGAAACGCTACCCGGCACCGGGGTCGGCGCCGGCGTCCGCGTCGGGCTCGGCACTGCTCGCGTCCGGCAGCCCGCTCATCGGCAGCCGCCCCTCCCACTTCGTGGACAGGACCAGGGTGGTGCGCGTACGGCTGATGCCCTCGACCCGCAGCAGCCGGCCCAGCAACTCCTCCAGCGCGTCGACGTCGGCGACCCGCACCTTGACGACGTAGGACTCGTCACCGGCGACGAACCAGCAGTCCTCGATCTCGGGTACGCCGACGAGCCGCTCCACCACCGCGTTCTGGTCGGCGTTGTCGGACAGCAGCAGCCCGATCAGCGAGGTCACGGTGAGGCCGACGGCGTTCGGCCGGACCAGGGCGCGGTAGCCGGTGAGCACGCCGCGTTCCTCCAGCCGGCGGACGCGCTCCTGGACGCTCGGGCCGGACAGGCCGACGAGCCGGCCGAGTTCGGCGTACGACGCGCGGGCGTTCTCCCGC
This Actinopolymorpha cephalotaxi DNA region includes the following protein-coding sequences:
- a CDS encoding threonine ammonia-lyase, coding for MAESALVTLDDVRTAANRIADQVLRTPLVATSWGEPDRPLWLKPENLQVIGAFKVRGALNAVGALTEQERAHGIVTHSSGNHAQAVALAGREYAAQVTVVMPDTAPGVKIAATRALGAEVVMVPAAERESRTAELVAEHGYAYVPPYEHPDVIAGQGTIGLEILADLPDVATVLVPVGGGGLLSGVATAVKALRPNVTVLGCEPELAGDAAESMRLGERRVWPVERTYRTMADSLRTGLGELTWAHLREHADGVLTVTEDAIAEAVRVLATRSRLVAEPGGAVTTAAYLSRSGELPAGPVVAVVSGGNIEPDLLVKLLGS
- a CDS encoding DUF4229 domain-containing protein, which gives rise to MRTFLVYTLLRLVVFLACFGVLYLLFGAHVSAWLIALPAVLLTSGLSWLLLRQRGVEAGAALTSGLRSVRGRLDTSTRREDVDG
- a CDS encoding Lrp/AsnC family transcriptional regulator, coding for MDELDGRLVAALRENARASYAELGRLVGLSGPSVQERVRRLEERGVLTGYRALVRPNAVGLTVTSLIGLLLSDNADQNAVVERLVGVPEIEDCWFVAGDESYVVKVRVADVDALEELLGRLLRVEGISRTRTTLVLSTKWEGRLPMSGLPDASSAEPDADAGADPGAG
- a CDS encoding DMT family transporter, yielding MAWLVLVGSGFLEAGWAISLKLSNGFTRLVPSVVFAVCAVASLGGLAWAMKQIPVGPAYAAWTGIGASATAVIGMVFLGDGFSVLKLVSLVLIIAGVVGLNLSGAGH